The genomic region cttttcattttttttatttattattttgcatttcactttactttactttttacTTCCACCACTTTATTTCATGCATTGCCCCTAGTGTAAGGGGTAATCCTTGACATGGGTTACTTTGAAAGAAAACAACTTTGAAGGCCCAAAAGGGGCGAGCAAAGGGAAATGTGTTTAAGATAGCAGATTAATGACCTCTCTTCATCCCAATTTTCATTGTTCAATAATGGGCAATATGCAACATCACATATTGAGAATCAAATCAACTTGAAACTTTAAGAAGTTATCATAAAACTCAAACCATTGCAAACCACTTTATTGATGAATTAAAAGAGAGTACATGAATTGAAAGACTTACtgaattgaaataaaaaggacacttttgaattgaaaaacaaattgaaacGAAAGACTTTTGTGGATGCAATAACAAAGACTAAACTTCTTGATCAATCAACCCCAAGTAGGAGGAGGCACAACATTGTAGTTGGGAAGATGATTAGTCTTGGTGTTTAGGAGGTTGATGGGTGGCTTAGGGATCTTGCCAGATTGAATGAGGTCTTCAATGTCATGGCGGAGATGAGTGCACTTATCAGTAGAATGACTATGGTTCTGATGGTACTTGCAATACTCTCTTGCATTGTAGTTTGGAGCATAGGTGTTTGGAATATACCTTCCGAGATCCAATGGCTTGATAAATCCTTTGGTTGACAAAGTTTCAAGTGTTTGGGATAAAGTCATTCCCAATGGAGTAAACTCTCTTCGAACATTAACAGCATTAACTTCATTTGTCTTACCATTGTTGCTACCACTATTACTTGAATTTTCTACCTCGAATTTCTTTTGAGGTTTTGCATCACTTTTCTTAATGAGTCCATTATTAATAGCACCCTCAACTTGCATACAAGCATCATACAAATCCACAAAAGTCTTCAAAGGAATTGGTGCAAGTTGGTGCCCATAAGTAGGTAGACTGTTCTTCATGACCATTCAGTTGGTCTTTCTCACTAGGACGATTAAGCATCTTAGAAGCTTTTCCTCTCCACCTCaggaaaaaattagaaaatgactcattGCTCAATTGCTTTGTAGTCTCCAAGTCTCTAAGGCTCACGTCCAATGGAAAATTGTAGGAATATTGTTGCACAAAAGCTTCAGTCATCTTGTTCCAATTATTCATCTTAGCATTTTCCAATGAGAGATACCATTGTAGGGCTACACCATTAAGAGTTCGAGGAAAACACAAAATGATTTGCTCTTTGGTAGGACCCAAAGGCTTCATGGCAAGAGCATATTGCTTTAAATGATTCTTGGGATTTCCAGTTCCATCAAAGGAGTTCATCTTTGGCAACTTGAACTTTGGGGGGAGTTGGACATCAGAAAATGGACATAATCCCTCAATATCAAGCATGTAGTCTTCCATACCTTGGGACCTCTTAAGAATATCTTTCATCTTCTCAATTTCTTGACTCATTTCTTTGGTTTCCTTtgacttttctttcttcctagGTTCCTTGTTGATCTTAAcctcttttttctcaaaatcatcatcaaagATAGAGTCTTCATCTTAATGTTCTTGCactaccttcttcttctttccttgaCCATCCTTAAGATGGTGAAGCCTCTCAATGATAGGAGTAGTCATCCTTGCCATCATTTCTTCCATCTTCCTCAAAATATCTTGGTCACTTGATGCCATATGGTCGACAGAAGTAAGATCGGCTCTTATGAGGTGATTATCAGAAGTTCGAGACCAAGATGGTTGTGCAAGATTCTTTTTAGAAGCAATGATGGGTCACCTACAAGAGACTTATCCTTATGAGAAATGTTTCATGAAGATCaccaacaaaaattttacattcAATTCCCAATTAATCGTGCCTCTAGAGTGAGATCACAAAGTTTAGACAAGACCTAAAGAAAGACAAGACCCAATAGAAAGAAACATGAAGACACCAAAAGATGAAAATCCTTGACAAGACATGAGCCTAATGCCCTTAGACAAACAAGAGTGGGCCATGGGCCCAAggcaaaagaaaagatgaggTAACAACCCTAGACGACATGACATGGGCCTAAGGCCTTAAATTATAAACAAGGAAAGCTCAAAGTCTAGACAAAAGGTCCCAAGACAAGACAAAGATGGGTCTAAGGACCAAGACAAGACAAAAGTGGGCTTAATGCCCCTAGACTAAACAAGGATGGGCTTAATGCCCCTAGACAAAACAAAGATGGGCCTAAGCCCAAGACAAGACAAAAGAATAGGCCTAAGGCCCAAGACAACATAAGGATGGGCTTAATGCTCATAGTCAAAACAAAGATGGGTCTAAGCCCAAGATAAACAAGGATGTGCCCTAGGGCCCAAGACAAGACAAAGACAAGACATGATAAATGATAGGTCTAAGGCCCCAGACAACACGAGGATGGGCTTTTTGCCCCTAAACAAGACAAAGGTGGCCCTAAGGCCCTAGACAAAACAAGAATGAGCCTAAGGCCCAAGACAAGACAAGATAAAACAAGGAGGGGCCTGAGCCCAAGACACAACAAAAGAAAGACTCAAAACAGTAAACAAAAATGGGCTATTAGAATGGGCCAGCCTTTGAACAAAGATTTTATTACTAAAGAAAAgctcaaaagatttttttttttttggaaaattttattttgaaagaaactcttttttgaaaactgaatttgttatttatttatttaaagataactcacttttttttttttgaaaaaactttttaggaatttgtataaaaaatctcactaaaaactcacattttattttttgaaaatttttattttgaaagcaACTCTttcttggaaaaaataaattcacaaagaaactcactctttttatattatttttttttggaatttatataaaaaaacctaatagaaaactcactttttttttttgaatttttttgggcgaaaaattcacattttttttgaaaaattttatttaaaaaagaagttgaaaacttgattttttttttttgaaaacataaaagaCAAACGATTGACCCATTTTATTAGCCCAACAAACAATTCAACAAagcacacacacgcacacacaatTGGATAACCCTACATGGTTGGGTTTTAAGCTCATCTACGTGTGGGTAAGCTCCTTAAAATTAAAGAGACAGATCAGTAGGTCACTCACAATTAGGTGGACCATGATTCCAATCGAGGGCCTAAGTGGACCTTTGTGGATTGGTGGCAAATTGTTAACGTATTCAAAGCCTATCATAGGCAATGACACAGATTGTGAGTTGGTGGAATGAACTTCAAAAACTTTGGACCGAATGGAGCGTACTCATCTTCCCACTCATCACCAACTGAGGTAAAGGGATAAAAGAACCATGTGAAGTGTgtgcaaacaaaataaaacaggATTGGgctcaattaataaaatttttatttaattatggcCTAACAACATGTCGAAGTTAAACTTCATCTCTATTCCTAGTGAAGTTGCCACTGTGGACTattggagtcgccacctagagtaggtctaggaaccatattaGGCCATTTGGGCCAATCACTTACACACATAAATCCCAATTCCACcatataggaaaaaaagaaaagaaaaagaatcatAGAAACCATTCAATCCCCATTTATGTCTTAGGTCACTGAAATACTGTAGAAGATTTCTTTCTAATTGTTTGTAATCCATGAATTGTTGTTAAACAATTATATCATGATTTATTAGAGCAATTGCAGCATCAAATTTTTGTGATGCCTCGATTTCTAGTGGTTTGCTGTTAATTAAAACACCAGGAAAAATGGTTCGACTGTCCAAGTAGTAGTCCGATTATGTACATGGAACCAGTCCAGCCACTTATCAAAGGCACATCAGTTTTCGAGTTGTCGCACAGTTCACTTAAATGGGTTCataaaattacaagtaaatATTATTTGCTTGATGCAAATGATGTGAGATCATTTTAAGTCAAATTGAGATGAGCTACAATATTAAATTTAGCAAGCTCCATAGATAAACAGACTTTAACATGGTAAATGGTCCAAAGGCAAAGATTTATTCCCATGTACTTTGGTTGATATCAATTAGACGTGACAAAACGGGCGGGTTGGGTCAGGTTTGGGTTGGGTCAATTGGGTTTGAGGGTCAATTGGGTTGTGGGTCAAAATGGGTCATTTTTAAATGGGTCAATTGGGTTGTGGGTCAATCAGTTCGTAGGTTGAGTCAGGTCGCGAGTCGGGTCGAGTTGATCAgtatttttcaaagtttttttttttattttaaaaattagatgcaATTTGTTAATTGTTTATGAGTTCCTTAACTGTGATTAAATTCTCACTAATGATACCGTTACCACTTACCAATTACCACTAAATACTTGATACCTAAATTTGGTGCAACTCTTGTTCCAACTTTCTAGAAGCTAATCATGGTATAATCTTCAATCTATTTATAgtaggaagagaaaatgaaggtgACAAGTAAAGAATGACAAATTATAATGGAGTACAATacatattaagtaaagaagaattagtaaatattttacaaaaattacacCTCAATCTCAATCTATTTAACGTTAGTAGACGTGGCAAAACGGGCGGATCAAGTTGGGTTAATTGTGTTGCGGGTCAAAACAGGTCATAGGACAAAATAGGTCATTTTTAAACGGGTCAATTGGGTTACGGGTCAATCGGGTTAGGTTAGAAAATTctgacccgttttgccatgtctaataTCAATGCCCTGAGTTCGATCGAATCTACGGGAACACAAAATTAGTTCTTAGGCCATCCGTTAATACTATTGGAACCTGATAAAACTAAGATTAAGTTATGACTAAACCCACCTAAAAAGATGTTTGTACTTTCCCCCATCCCTTATTTCCTAGTCTAGGCCCCTCAGGTATTGATTTCTTGCCAAGTAGTGTTATGGTCATGCCCTCCATCTACCTCTCTAGTCTCCTCTTCTCCAAATCGCCACTGGTACCACCTTCCCCCAATTGTCCGATTCTCCCACCATCATCTATCGAccttttgtgtttctttttttttttggggttaattGTAACTTCGGATTTTTCTGAGcaaacaaaaatttagaaaattattttcaagatcccaacaaaacaacaaaaccacataatttttctttaaagtatttttattcCACTGAACAAACTGAACCTAGAAGTGATTCCTAGGAACCTACTGGCATGATGCTAGTAGTTATCTTATGCTTTTCATTTTGCTCTCTAGGAATTCCATCAAGTGCAACCACTTCTGTGAGCATTAGTTCCCAACCAATTTCATCAATTCCCCAATGTTTTACAATCCCTAGCACTAATTCCAAAAACCCTAGAATCTTCTTCGACATATGACTGCTACATCAAGACTAAGAAGTGCTAGCATACAAATGCATTGGAATGCTAGGTTTCATTGGAGTGTTCCATTGTAGGAAACAATGATTAAACTCATATGCTGGAATATGTTCCTCTACAACGCTAGGGAGAGGACATGGAAGACACCAGAAAATCAAATACTTGAGAGGATTATTGTCCTTGGTATTTATAGAATGATTACAGAATCAACTGTATGTAgtacatgcaaaaaaaatatactGGTTTTCACAAATATCTACTAAAATTAAACACGTGAGACTGAAAGAATCAGACAAAAGGCCATTCTTTTCTCTGATCTCAAACATACAAGCAGGAGCTCCAATCCTCACATACCGTTGCAATAAGCTTCCAAGAGCCTTTCAAATTGGAAATCTACCAAGTAGGAACCACTAAATTTGAGGTATAATAAGTGTAAAGGAAGCATGGTGAGGCACATAATTTGACAAGAGCCAACCCCAAGAGTGAAACATTGATTGCCTGCTACTAAAACTTGGACCTCAGTGGTTACAAATCAATCACCACTTCTTTTCGATGCATGGATCCTGTTAAGgccaatttaaaattaattccaTTAATTTTTGGGTCATAAGGCTCAAGATGTCGATTCTAAAACCACAATTATGATAACATTTAGAAAGAAAAGTATATACTAAGAAAGCAATTCAGTATGCAACAACCATAACAAATGAGGCAATGTTTAGGAGCCTTAAAATACATCTGGAGTGCAAAGGTACCAAAGAGAACTGAAATTGCAGAGTTCTTGACTAAATGGAGCTAATAAAAGTATGATGAATTTACtcatacagagagagagagagagagagagagagagagagagagagtaccgaAATCAATTTCCATGCAGTTACACTGCAGAAATTGCTTGATACCCTTCATCCTCCAGAAGTTTTGCTATCGAACTGTCTCCTGTCCTCAAGATTTTCCCGTCCTCCTAAAAACCACGGAttgaaataattatattgtgattaattggGGATTTAGAAACAATTTCATAAGCTGTATACTATTTACAACCTTTTCAATTGCACAAGGGGTGCCTTGGCACAGGATCCAAAATCTGATTTGTGACCATATCAATATATCCACTTTAGTGCATAATTTGGTGCATGAAAGTGGTGAATCAATTTATAGATcaacaaaatcataataaaattgaaaagaaagcaCTAGTTTTTCAATTCTAATGGAAATCATTTCTTTCCATGGCACTTGAAGACAGTCCATATAGAATTCAGCCATTGGTTTTATTGAGCCATCATCAAGGCTATAGCAAAAATCAAAGCTAGAGTAGCAGCTTTGAATGGTTGAGGCGTTGAGCCAACTTAGAGGCCAACCAAACCTCAACTTGAGGGATTCTGCCACTTATCCCAACCTTGCACAATTATCTAGACCATAGTTAGGctcatttttaacaaaattgtgCTAAATTTTCTTAGATACATGCAAGTCAAAGCTTCATATTGAATGCCATGTAAGGTTTTataactcttcttctttttctacatAATAGTCCCATGCCCTACCCAATCCCCCACATCATggcaaaccctaaacccaaaacaaaattaagtaaTTCTTGAAGATCCTCGAATGACTTACCATGACATGTATATATGTAGGCTTTATGATATTCAATAGTCTTGCATAATGAGTAATCATCAACACAGAATTCTTTGGAGTCAAAAGCCCATTCACTGCAGCTGCTACGTCTCGAAGTGCATCAACATCCAGTCCAGAATCAATTTCGTCCAAGATAGCCAAGTCTGCACCCAGAACCTGCATATAAAACAGCATATTAATATGAGAGAGATTGAGTAATTTATATAACTCAAGATATGCAAAAAATCacagctttaaaaaaaaaaaaaaattaacacagaTTTTATACTCCTGTGTACACCACGTGCACCTAAGTTCCTTCTCATAATTGCATCCACATCATTTTAGCCTTCCTGAGAATCCTGACCCTAATGTAGGGTCTTAATTTCAAACTACTTCAACTGTTATAAAAGGTAAAGTTGACTTCATTTAAGCCATAACATACCATCTCCAAATTAATATAATGGCACCAATActtattgtcaaaattttaaaaagagaacaaaaaaaatctagtttcCATCTTATAAGGTCAACTTTGCCTAACAAGATCACAAAAGAACAAATTTACAAGAAGAAATCCATAAGGCCCTGTTTGATTGGGGTGATTTTAAGAGGATGGAAAAGGGGGAGGGAAAAATCGGTGACAAAATGGGGAGAGGGTTGTTTGATAGGGTTGGGTTTAACTtatacctggtgtaactctaagcaatgttataccacccaataacttgttatagaattcatattttgaaaatcccaccgttaaattatatgttctatatatttttaacaatcatgccaattttcatgtcaattggatattatttattatttgatccataaactcatcttttatgcataattttaaactacaaaaatttgaatttaaaaaattgattgatgacatgactattaatctttggtcaccttgaaattttgcaagcatggagaatatatgaagataatgtaatcaaatggtggatttgtcaaaagtcgcatccaattaaaaaatattgaatgatgtaatattgcttaaagttacattaggtgtaacttgaactcagcatatatatatatatatatatatatgattaatgattacgaaaaaattatttcttatattatGTAATAGAGAGGCATAGGAGTAACTTCACATAAActatattttctatcctctcatttTTATTCTCAACTAAACAAAGGAGTTTTCCACCCCTTTATCcatcctccaaccaaacacaataagggaaaattaaaattttttttatcccccAACCAAAAGCCTAAGAGAACTGGCCAAGTATGATTATCCTCCAAAAATAGGTCCCACATGGACATAGAGGCAACAGATCTTTTCTCTAACTTCCCATTGTGTCTTATATCAAAGACACAATGGGACGTTAATTCAAAAAGTTAGTAGTCTGGAGAAATATGACACAAGATGgaagataaaatagaaaattattctTACTGCAAGTTGTAAAATTTCATTCCGCTTCCTTTCGCCACCACTGAATCCTTCATTTACATTTCTATTAAGAAAGTCTGCCTTCATATTCACAAGTTCAAGTTTGGGAAAAATGTAAGCATAGAACTGCAAGGACAAGAACAATGTCAGTGATTCAGTAAGACAGCAATGATCACCCAATTACTTTGAATTTTATCGCATGAATCAGAAACAGAAGATCTATATAGTCGAATCAATGTAAAAATGTACATAGATGTAAAGGTAAACTTATTAGTTTATCTAGAAAATCCAAATTCTCATATATAAACGTCTAAGCTCTGTATTTGATCAGCCATACAATCATAATTGGCTTTTCCAAATTGATAATCAGATTACACATCACAGGGAGACAAAAGGACACCCAATTAATTTTCTATATCATCTAAGAAGTTTAACCAAGGAGATTCTGATGCAGGAGCATCTGCATTAGTGCTTTGCATTAGCAATTGTAGTTGGCACTGCGGTAGCATGTGATAAGTCCACTAGTAGTGCAGCAGCTGGAGGTTGGTTCGTGCAGTGGTTCGGCTAGGGTTCCCTGGCTGGTGTAGTGCTAATTTGCAGCTAAATAGATAAGTTTTAGTGGTTACAAATACCACTTGGTGTAACAAAGGTAGTTAGGCAGCTGGTTAGTTAGAATCCAGCCAATCAGATTGCTTGTAACTGTCTGTTAATTGCAGCAGCCAATCATATAGTCTTGTAACTAATTAGTATTAATAGTCTGCTACAGAATTGTAAAGACAGGTCTGATTGCATGCGTTTAGCCTTAGCCTTGTGCTATTTTAGGGACTGCTTTCTCTGTGCAGAGTTGTTGTCCACCAATAAGTTTCTCTAATCAACTCTCACTAGTCTACACAGCAAGCACTAATAGCCTGCATCAGATTCCCaaaagaatttcaaaaataacaaactATAATGCCATTGTTATAGCTTTTGTCTTAAGTATCATATATCCAAAGGAATTCATACTCATCTCCTTCCAGTTAAAATactagaaaatttaattcaactaAACCTTAAATAAACTGGGGTTTAAGATATATCTTGTCAACTAATTGGGGCGGCTCACACACAATACAAGCAATATATACTGATTTACAGGATTAAGTACTACCATCTGATTCTCAAGTCTCTGTAATAGCTTATTTAGAGCTTAAAAGTACTTCAGTATTGTGAGGCAAGGAGTTTAAACAACttagttttgttgttgttgttgttgttgttgttgttgttattattattattattattattagaaccTATGGTGTCAGTTTTATAGGCGATAATTAATTTGGTTCTTGGTGTAGGCGGAATTCGAACGCAGTTTTCTTATTTGATGATGAGGGACTTTATCAGTTGATCTAATTAGCACCCACAATGATAGAAACATATTTGTAAGTAAAACAACATGTAATGCAAATGGAATAATTGAATTTTGGTATAACAGTTATAGCAATAAAACgaagacagagacagagacaaaGGCAGTTGTTGATAAGTAAACCTCAATGGGTCCAAGCTCAGGCAGACCAAGTTTTCTTCTCCGAGCATTATAAGCCATATTGAGAAAGTCAATATTGTTGACACCAGGAATGGCAACTGGGGATTGGAAGCTCATAAAGAGTCCTGCAAGCGACCTCTCCTCCGGTTCCATCTCCACCAAGTTCTCCCCTTTGAACACTACACTCCCTCCTGTCACTTCGTAATCCGGATGCCCAACAAGAACCTGCATACATACATTGTACAACATCTCTTTGTTTTAAATTGACGTGACAATGAATGTAACCGACCCGACTTTCAACCCATAATAAATCTCTAAATAATACAAGACTGACGTAATTGATTGATGCCACTTTAAATCGAAATTACATTT from Castanea sativa cultivar Marrone di Chiusa Pesio chromosome 11, ASM4071231v1 harbors:
- the LOC142614491 gene encoding ABC transporter I family member 6, chloroplastic-like, with amino-acid sequence MALPLRCSYHTPPPSLFSSFPPSHSLLKFSPPNSLKFTLPALRPRLSLSSSTASATASLSAVDSPESSHILDEKKLLLEVKGLTAVIAESKQQILKGVNLTIYEGEVHAIMGKNGSGKSTLAKVLVGHPDYEVTGGSVVFKGENLVEMEPEERSLAGLFMSFQSPVAIPGVNNIDFLNMAYNARRRKLGLPELGPIEFYAYIFPKLELVNMKADFLNRNVNEGFSGGERKRNEILQLAVLGADLAILDEIDSGLDVDALRDVAAAVNGLLTPKNSVLMITHYARLLNIIKPTYIHVMEDGKILRTGDSSIAKLLEDEGYQAISAV